One genomic window of uncultured delta proteobacterium includes the following:
- the macB gene encoding fused macrolide transporter subunits of ABC superfamily: ATP-binding component; membrane component (Evidence 2a : Function of homologous gene experimentally demonstrated in an other organism; PubMedId : 21429237, 21450803; Product type t : transporter) — protein sequence MNQKNVRSPLIELDQVSRIYMQGGEELEVLKRISLTIGHGEFVAIVGQSGSGKTTLMNILGCLDRPSRGTYRVKGRDIAEMDADALSTLRREVFGFVFQRYNLLSGSNAVENVSMPAMYAGMDKDARHTRGAQLLTRLGLEERLTYYPSQLSGGQQQRVSIARALMNGGEIILADEPTGALDTKSGHDVLDLLRELHAAGHTIILITHDPGIAATAERIITLRDGVVISDVENTGKAAQPELESDDAVAVSDAPSRMPLAAAVGLALRSLRDNRFRTVLTLLGIIIGVASVVTMLALGNGAKEKVLATIEKMGSDLIMVRPMSGSSRSSTGSVRLVDGDIAALRLLPGVAGAVGETSGSISVRYQESDYQTTYTGTGVDKPVVGNWGLAKGEFFTSHDVSVSSPVVVLGQTVVNHLYPPDANPVGTYVMIRNVPFLVIGVMQVKGASAFGTDEDDVLLVPVTTARLRLMGQKYLRNAIVKAEPGADTQALQSSISAVLLERHGTEDFRVLNTASIMEAASESQNTLTVLLGSVAAISLLVGGIGVMNIMLVSVVERTREIGIRMACGARRYDIMVQFITEALMVCALGGVLGIVFGLLAAAIAQYYGAAVAYSVSPALLALSCSFATGLIFGFAPARKASLLDPVAALASE from the coding sequence ATGAACCAAAAAAATGTACGATCGCCGCTTATCGAACTGGACCAGGTCAGCCGCATCTACATGCAGGGCGGCGAAGAGCTGGAAGTTTTGAAGCGGATCTCCCTGACTATCGGCCACGGCGAGTTCGTCGCCATCGTGGGGCAGTCCGGGTCGGGCAAAACCACGCTGATGAACATTCTGGGCTGTCTTGACCGGCCCTCGCGCGGGACGTACCGCGTCAAGGGCCGCGACATCGCCGAAATGGACGCGGACGCGCTCTCCACGCTGCGGCGGGAGGTTTTCGGCTTCGTGTTCCAGCGGTATAACCTGCTTTCCGGCTCCAACGCCGTGGAGAACGTCAGCATGCCCGCCATGTACGCGGGCATGGATAAAGACGCCCGGCACACGCGTGGCGCGCAACTGTTAACCCGCCTCGGCCTGGAAGAGAGGCTTACCTATTACCCGTCCCAGCTTTCGGGCGGGCAACAGCAGCGCGTATCCATCGCGCGGGCGCTGATGAACGGCGGCGAGATCATCCTCGCGGACGAGCCCACCGGCGCGCTGGACACCAAAAGCGGCCACGACGTGCTGGACCTCTTGCGGGAATTGCACGCCGCCGGGCATACCATCATCCTCATCACGCACGACCCCGGCATCGCGGCCACGGCCGAGCGCATCATCACCCTGCGCGACGGGGTTGTCATCAGCGATGTGGAAAATACCGGCAAGGCCGCGCAGCCGGAGCTTGAATCCGATGACGCCGTGGCGGTTTCAGACGCCCCCTCCCGCATGCCGCTGGCGGCGGCGGTGGGGCTTGCACTGCGGTCTTTGCGGGACAACCGTTTCCGGACCGTGCTGACGCTGCTCGGCATCATCATCGGCGTGGCCTCGGTGGTGACCATGCTGGCGCTCGGCAACGGAGCCAAGGAAAAGGTGCTCGCCACCATCGAGAAGATGGGGAGCGATCTCATCATGGTCCGGCCCATGTCCGGCAGTTCGCGGTCCAGCACGGGGTCCGTCCGTCTCGTTGACGGGGACATCGCGGCCCTGCGGCTTCTGCCGGGCGTGGCGGGCGCGGTGGGGGAGACTTCCGGCTCGATCTCCGTCCGCTACCAGGAATCGGATTACCAGACGACCTACACCGGCACGGGCGTGGACAAGCCCGTTGTCGGCAACTGGGGGCTTGCCAAAGGGGAGTTCTTCACCAGTCATGACGTCTCTGTATCCTCGCCGGTGGTGGTGCTGGGCCAGACCGTGGTGAACCATCTTTATCCCCCGGACGCCAACCCCGTGGGCACCTATGTGATGATCCGCAACGTGCCGTTTCTGGTCATCGGCGTCATGCAGGTGAAAGGCGCGAGCGCCTTCGGCACGGACGAGGACGACGTTCTGCTCGTGCCGGTCACCACGGCCCGGTTGCGGCTGATGGGGCAGAAATACCTGCGCAACGCCATCGTCAAGGCGGAGCCCGGCGCGGACACGCAGGCGCTGCAATCCTCCATCAGCGCGGTTCTGCTTGAACGTCACGGCACCGAGGACTTCCGGGTGCTGAACACTGCCTCCATCATGGAAGCGGCCTCGGAAAGCCAGAACACGCTGACCGTGCTGCTCGGGTCCGTTGCCGCCATTTCCCTGCTGGTGGGCGGCATCGGGGTCATGAATATTATGCTGGTGTCCGTTGTCGAGCGCACGCGGGAAATCGGCATCCGCATGGCCTGCGGCGCGCGGCGGTATGACATCATGGTCCAGTTCATTACCGAGGCGCTGATGGTCTGCGCGCTCGGCGGCGTGCTCGGGATCGTGTTCGGCCTTCTGGCCGCCGCCATCGCGCAATATTACGGCGCGGCTGTGGCGTATTCGGTATCCCCGGCGCTTTTGGCCTTGTCCTGCTCGTTCGCCACCGGGCTTATTTTCGGGTTCGCGCCGGCGCGCAAGGCCTCGCTGCTCGATCCCGTGGCGGCGCTGGCTTCGGAATAA
- a CDS encoding putative outer membrane protein (Evidence 3 : Function proposed based on presence of conserved amino acid motif, structural feature or limited homology), with protein sequence MSVMTIHTNDNRAVRYALRCTALLTLILFLPGCGLSPNYARPDLDLPASYTETAAESTLPDGTVMPAPVAAYSAENRGWWRNFSSPALAVLQERALVNSFAFRAEREVLAQALYRARQARADLLPGIDAGGSANRSGRGMPGGYQKTDAFSGTIQASYELDIWGANRETAQAAAHRYIAGLNAWRGAGLSLESEVALTYFAYLAARENLAVYDEILVNAREVLAYQQTREKFGAAAPLDVARQRSSVYGMEAGRISYLVKMTETRNSLCQLIGVAELPPDIAALMEKETLAEMVPPAIMAGIPADLLLRRPDLAQAEANLKASNADIGVARAAFLPGITLSASAGWQSDSLSSLISPASALYSLAASLLQPVFHNGRILNQYRETVAANRELMDRYREAALGAFLEVATALDSNKFLQEQEAHRVLSSEQAAEAYRIARLRYEAGAEDFLAVLNAQETMLYADNQVVQSRLERLNTVVALFKALGGGWGREAAPLEDASGGV encoded by the coding sequence ATGTCCGTCATGACCATCCATACAAACGACAACCGCGCGGTGCGGTACGCTTTGCGCTGCACGGCCCTGCTCACGCTGATTCTTTTCCTGCCCGGCTGCGGGCTGAGCCCGAACTACGCGCGGCCCGATCTGGACCTGCCCGCTTCCTACACGGAAACGGCGGCGGAAAGTACGTTGCCCGATGGGACCGTCATGCCCGCGCCGGTCGCGGCCTACAGCGCGGAAAACCGCGGCTGGTGGCGCAATTTTTCCTCCCCGGCGCTGGCGGTGTTGCAGGAACGGGCGCTGGTCAACAGTTTCGCCTTCCGGGCCGAGCGGGAAGTGCTGGCCCAGGCCTTGTACCGGGCGCGGCAGGCGCGGGCGGATCTTCTGCCGGGCATTGACGCGGGCGGCTCCGCGAACCGCAGCGGCAGGGGCATGCCCGGCGGGTACCAGAAAACGGACGCTTTTTCCGGCACGATCCAGGCCAGCTACGAGCTGGATATCTGGGGCGCGAACCGGGAAACGGCCCAGGCCGCCGCCCACCGCTATATCGCGGGACTCAACGCCTGGCGCGGCGCGGGGCTTTCCCTGGAATCCGAAGTGGCGCTGACGTATTTCGCCTATCTCGCGGCCAGGGAAAACCTTGCCGTGTATGACGAAATTCTGGTCAACGCCCGCGAGGTGCTCGCCTACCAGCAGACCCGGGAAAAGTTCGGCGCGGCGGCCCCGCTCGACGTGGCCCGGCAGAGGAGTTCCGTTTACGGCATGGAGGCCGGGCGCATCAGCTACCTCGTGAAAATGACCGAGACCAGGAACAGCCTGTGCCAGCTCATCGGCGTCGCCGAGCTTCCCCCGGACATCGCCGCCCTGATGGAAAAGGAAACGCTGGCGGAGATGGTTCCGCCCGCCATCATGGCCGGTATTCCGGCGGATCTCTTGCTGCGGCGGCCGGATCTGGCCCAGGCCGAGGCCAACCTCAAGGCGTCCAACGCGGATATCGGCGTCGCCCGCGCGGCCTTTTTGCCGGGCATCACGCTTTCCGCCAGTGCGGGGTGGCAGAGCGATTCCTTGAGCAGCCTGATCAGCCCGGCCAGCGCCTTGTATTCCCTCGCCGCGTCCCTGTTGCAGCCGGTTTTCCACAACGGCAGGATACTGAACCAGTACCGGGAAACAGTGGCCGCGAACCGAGAACTGATGGACCGCTACCGCGAAGCCGCGCTCGGCGCGTTTCTGGAAGTGGCGACGGCGCTCGATTCCAACAAGTTTTTGCAGGAGCAGGAAGCGCACCGGGTGCTGTCCAGCGAGCAGGCGGCGGAGGCGTACCGTATCGCGCGTCTGCGGTACGAGGCCGGGGCGGAGGATTTTCTCGCGGTGCTCAACGCCCAGGAAACCATGCTGTACGCGGATAATCAGGTCGTGCAATCGCGCCTTGAGCGGTTGAACACGGTTGTGGCGTTGTTCAAGGCCCTCGGCGGAGGGTGGGGAAGGGAGGCCGCGCCGCTGGAGGACGCCTCCGGCGGGGTGTAG
- a CDS encoding exported hypothetical protein (Evidence 5 : No homology to any previously reported sequences), whose amino-acid sequence MRIARLLLLTLCFFHTLAAFSSSLAAEAPVPDELFSREFYANATPDELRAKLQGTSLRGVARPWHDYYTSVTPLMLAAKYSPHPEAVDMMVRAGAEVAAFSQEPWQPGDKRNYCWDHELTALHFAAQNSNPEVLRRLLAYKPDLNAVTVCSNQFTALHMASEFRDLWQNFILLLEAGADPRLAPSDQGPVRSEEAPLHLWRNFIGQGGFVSPAQDPVEMASALLATSALPDDTIFYTALRAGQYATAQLMLDAGFKPQSKGALCAAMDIRYRSGDEMYPLPDPSAAFIKQLAALDDVNAACGDVHNSTPLRLACIGNQDVAIARLLVEAGADLDPKGDASLKKRQGYYPASTLILDSLQGRRDNPELVRYLLSVGLGASTLLGQQDLIDVAAVKHKPQSAVELIKAGADPVRLRLDWNYRRLAREAGILDKFDKPLVQGAMTQATQGRLAFERALVLDAKKGLFGDDPGMWSYMHCASPQDIEAEAAKRNIGKRKYEREKPSRPRSSQNASFSSYFRRKGQVTSGGGVGGLGWTYLSSVTALNPHPESVERLAALGADFYEEEGKAIRYAFDNPNPEMAKAVLRHSKKEDIALALTSSLHWAACAHPSHAAALLEAGFDLNAKSRDERVIRNVKRPVSNVVLYAAKYGNYAFVRELIKAGVDLDYADKDSFRVLDILIGDREYELALAALEAGADCAYSPVQYSRNMLEYIKQYPPKKNEQEADYQRLLQQIQSRCGG is encoded by the coding sequence ATGCGCATAGCCCGCCTGCTTCTGCTCACGCTGTGTTTTTTTCACACCCTTGCTGCGTTTTCTTCTTCTCTCGCGGCAGAGGCCCCTGTTCCGGACGAGCTTTTCAGCCGTGAATTTTATGCGAACGCCACGCCGGACGAACTGCGCGCCAAACTGCAAGGTACTTCATTGCGAGGCGTGGCGCGGCCCTGGCACGATTACTACACCTCCGTAACGCCGCTTATGTTGGCCGCCAAGTACAGCCCGCACCCCGAGGCCGTCGATATGATGGTCCGCGCAGGAGCGGAAGTTGCAGCATTTTCCCAGGAACCCTGGCAGCCGGGCGACAAGAGAAACTACTGCTGGGACCACGAGCTGACGGCCCTGCATTTCGCGGCCCAAAACTCCAATCCGGAAGTGCTGCGGCGTCTGCTTGCCTACAAACCGGACCTTAACGCCGTCACGGTATGCTCCAATCAATTCACGGCCCTGCATATGGCTTCCGAATTTAGGGATCTGTGGCAGAATTTTATCCTTCTGTTGGAGGCCGGTGCGGACCCCCGCCTGGCCCCCTCCGATCAAGGCCCGGTGCGTTCGGAAGAAGCTCCCCTGCACCTGTGGCGGAATTTTATCGGCCAGGGAGGCTTTGTTTCACCGGCCCAAGATCCTGTGGAAATGGCCTCGGCCCTGCTGGCCACGAGCGCTCTGCCGGATGACACAATTTTTTATACGGCGTTGCGCGCCGGGCAGTATGCCACGGCGCAGCTCATGCTCGACGCGGGCTTCAAGCCGCAAAGCAAAGGAGCGCTGTGCGCCGCTATGGACATACGCTACCGCTCCGGCGACGAGATGTACCCGCTGCCCGACCCCAGCGCGGCATTCATCAAGCAATTGGCGGCGTTGGATGACGTCAACGCTGCCTGTGGGGATGTCCATAACAGCACGCCTCTGCGCCTCGCCTGCATAGGCAATCAGGACGTTGCCATTGCCAGGTTGCTGGTGGAAGCGGGCGCGGACCTTGATCCCAAGGGCGACGCGTCCTTGAAAAAGCGGCAAGGGTATTACCCGGCAAGCACGCTCATTCTGGATTCGCTGCAAGGGCGGCGGGATAATCCCGAACTGGTCCGTTACCTGCTCAGCGTTGGTCTTGGGGCCTCAACGCTGCTCGGCCAGCAGGATCTGATCGATGTGGCCGCTGTCAAACATAAGCCCCAAAGCGCCGTGGAACTTATCAAAGCCGGGGCGGACCCCGTGCGGCTCAGGCTGGACTGGAACTACCGGCGTCTGGCGCGTGAGGCAGGTATTCTGGACAAGTTCGACAAGCCGCTGGTGCAAGGCGCAATGACCCAGGCCACCCAGGGACGGCTCGCTTTTGAAAGGGCGCTTGTCCTGGATGCGAAAAAAGGCTTGTTTGGCGACGATCCCGGCATGTGGTCGTACATGCACTGCGCCTCTCCCCAGGACATAGAAGCGGAGGCCGCGAAACGCAATATCGGCAAGAGGAAATACGAGCGGGAGAAGCCTTCACGGCCCCGCAGTTCCCAAAATGCCTCGTTTTCCAGTTATTTCAGGCGCAAAGGACAAGTCACCAGCGGCGGCGGTGTGGGCGGTTTGGGCTGGACCTATTTGAGTTCGGTCACGGCCCTGAACCCGCACCCGGAAAGCGTGGAGCGGCTCGCCGCGCTGGGGGCCGATTTTTATGAGGAAGAAGGCAAGGCCATTCGCTACGCTTTTGACAACCCTAACCCGGAAATGGCCAAAGCGGTTTTGCGGCACAGCAAGAAAGAAGATATAGCGCTGGCCTTGACCAGCAGCCTGCACTGGGCGGCCTGCGCCCATCCGTCGCACGCGGCCGCGTTGCTGGAGGCGGGCTTTGACCTGAACGCCAAGTCCCGGGATGAGCGCGTCATCCGCAACGTCAAGCGCCCTGTCAGCAACGTCGTCCTCTACGCCGCGAAATACGGAAACTACGCCTTTGTCCGTGAGCTCATCAAGGCCGGCGTGGACTTGGACTATGCCGATAAAGACAGCTTCCGCGTCCTGGATATTCTCATTGGGGACAGAGAATACGAACTGGCCCTTGCCGCGCTGGAGGCCGGCGCGGACTGCGCGTACTCGCCGGTCCAGTACAGCCGGAACATGCTGGAATATATAAAACAATATCCACCGAAAAAAAACGAACAGGAGGCGGATTATCAGCGCCTTTTGCAGCAGATACAGAGCCGCTGCGGGGGCTGA
- a CDS encoding Rhomboid family protein — MILPLRDSIPCIHRPYMTWAILAVTSAVYLFQAMLPPREFMEVVVEFGLIPAAVAGLDGLGGFVTYTFLHSGWWHAISNMWILWIFADNVEDVMGPWRFLIFYVLCGVIAGIAHVVANAGTPIPVVGASGAISGVLGAYFLLYPHARVTTFVFFFILRLPAALYLGGWFALQLFSAFREGGSGIAWWAHLGGFVAGLVLLPLFRVNRAIPATIPEPEAPPPPDDPKDPWARYRSK; from the coding sequence ATGATCCTGCCGCTCCGCGACTCCATTCCCTGCATCCACAGGCCGTATATGACCTGGGCCATCCTCGCCGTCACAAGCGCGGTCTATCTTTTTCAGGCAATGCTGCCCCCGCGGGAGTTTATGGAGGTTGTGGTCGAGTTCGGCCTTATCCCGGCGGCGGTTGCCGGCCTTGACGGGCTGGGCGGTTTCGTGACCTACACCTTCCTGCACTCGGGCTGGTGGCACGCCATATCCAACATGTGGATACTCTGGATTTTCGCGGACAATGTGGAAGACGTCATGGGGCCGTGGCGATTCCTGATTTTTTACGTCCTCTGCGGCGTCATTGCCGGGATCGCGCACGTCGTGGCCAACGCGGGGACGCCCATTCCGGTGGTGGGAGCTTCCGGGGCTATATCCGGCGTGCTCGGGGCCTATTTTCTGCTGTACCCCCACGCTCGGGTGACCACGTTCGTCTTTTTTTTCATCCTCAGGCTCCCCGCCGCCCTGTATCTCGGGGGTTGGTTTGCGCTCCAGCTTTTTTCCGCCTTCCGGGAAGGGGGGAGCGGCATCGCCTGGTGGGCGCATTTGGGAGGGTTTGTGGCGGGGCTCGTGCTGTTGCCGCTGTTCCGCGTCAACCGGGCCATCCCGGCGACCATACCGGAGCCCGAAGCGCCGCCCCCGCCGGATGACCCCAAGGACCCGTGGGCGCGGTACAGGAGCAAGTAG
- a CDS encoding Flagellar filament 33 kDa core protein has product MALTINNNLMAANAARNLSNSYTNLATSVRRLSSGLRVGGAADDAAGLAIRELMRADIASLNQGVRNANDAISMIQTADGALGVIDEKLIRMKELAEQAATGTYNSDQRLMIESEYQAMASEITRIASATDFNGVYLLNGNLSSETHNGEALVSKGKLKIHFGTANDSAEDYYYIQIGDATASALGVGNQADSTMEAYTVSTQARAQRALTGLNNAIISKDKIRASLGAMQNRLENTISNLQIQAENLQSAESRISDVDVATEMTEFVRNQVLTQAAVAMLSQANALPRMALSLMQ; this is encoded by the coding sequence ATGGCTCTTACGATTAACAATAACTTGATGGCTGCGAACGCGGCGCGCAACTTGAGCAATTCCTACACCAACCTGGCGACTTCCGTCAGAAGGCTCTCATCCGGTCTGCGGGTGGGGGGCGCGGCGGACGACGCCGCCGGCCTTGCAATCCGGGAATTGATGCGCGCGGATATCGCCTCGTTGAACCAGGGCGTACGGAACGCAAACGACGCTATTTCCATGATCCAGACGGCCGACGGCGCCCTTGGCGTTATCGACGAAAAGCTGATCCGGATGAAGGAACTGGCGGAACAGGCTGCCACGGGCACCTACAACTCCGACCAGCGCTTGATGATCGAATCCGAATATCAGGCCATGGCTTCTGAAATAACCCGTATCGCCAGTGCAACCGATTTTAACGGCGTGTATCTTCTGAACGGCAACCTTTCCAGCGAAACCCACAATGGAGAGGCGCTTGTGTCCAAGGGCAAGCTGAAAATCCACTTCGGCACGGCCAACGACTCGGCGGAAGATTACTACTACATTCAAATCGGGGACGCCACGGCTTCGGCTCTCGGCGTCGGCAATCAGGCTGATTCAACGATGGAGGCATATACCGTGTCTACGCAAGCCAGAGCACAAAGGGCACTCACCGGTTTGAACAATGCCATTATTTCCAAGGACAAGATTCGCGCCAGCCTTGGAGCAATGCAGAACCGGCTTGAAAACACGATCAGCAACCTGCAGATTCAGGCGGAAAACCTGCAATCGGCGGAATCGCGGATATCCGACGTGGACGTCGCGACTGAAATGACGGAATTCGTACGGAACCAGGTTCTGACCCAGGCGGCGGTGGCCATGCTCTCGCAAGCCAACGCTCTGCCCAGAATGGCTCTGTCGCTCATGCAATAG
- a CDS encoding Transcriptional regulator (fragment), giving the protein MAYPTRVRYGLRLLVRLALQEESRLSMNEITLEEGVSIKYLEQIVSLLKPLGILESVRGARGGYCLICNPGEITMDRVFESLGGLAASAPCFEDESICSRVDVCTTKPFWGQFDTHVRGFLKGKTLADIVASAPKGNLEFSRKNALEFGCPIVPAK; this is encoded by the coding sequence ATGGCTTATCCTACGCGTGTCAGGTATGGGTTACGGTTGCTTGTGCGGCTTGCGCTTCAGGAAGAATCCCGTCTTTCGATGAACGAGATAACCCTGGAGGAAGGGGTGTCGATCAAATATCTCGAACAGATCGTCAGCCTGCTTAAACCCCTGGGGATCCTCGAGTCCGTGCGCGGCGCGCGCGGCGGCTACTGCCTGATCTGCAATCCGGGCGAGATAACCATGGACCGTGTCTTCGAGAGCCTCGGCGGCCTTGCCGCATCGGCTCCCTGCTTTGAAGACGAAAGTATTTGCAGCAGGGTGGACGTCTGCACGACCAAGCCGTTCTGGGGGCAGTTCGATACGCATGTGCGCGGTTTTTTGAAGGGCAAGACGCTTGCGGATATCGTGGCGTCCGCGCCGAAAGGCAACCTGGAATTTAGCCGGAAAAACGCTCTGGAGTTCGGTTGCCCCATAGTTCCGGCGAAATAA
- the metA gene encoding Homoserine O-succinyltransferase has protein sequence MPIKIPASLPARVALEQEKIFVMTDDRAVMQDIRPIQIAIVNLMPTKIATEIQLLRLLGNTPLQIDITLLKAEHHVSKNTATDHLERFYTTFSKVKDKKFDGMIVTGAPVEMLDFAEVDYWSELQEIIDYSAENAFSTLFICWGAQAGLFHRYGVPKYVLPEKKFGVFKHTLTSRTKKIFRGFDDTFYMPHSRHTEVRLEDVLKVPQLEVLAWSEEAGPSIIRAKESRAIFVSGHFEYDADTLAKEYFRDKDKGMDIKVPANYFPDDDPANPPLVNWRAHAHLFFSNWLNYHVYQETPFELTAIQSKEGPLPD, from the coding sequence ATGCCTATTAAAATTCCCGCCAGTCTGCCCGCGCGGGTCGCGCTGGAACAGGAAAAGATTTTCGTCATGACCGACGATCGGGCCGTGATGCAGGATATCCGGCCTATCCAGATCGCCATCGTGAACCTTATGCCCACAAAGATCGCAACGGAAATCCAGCTGTTGCGCCTTCTCGGCAACACCCCCCTGCAGATTGACATAACGCTCCTTAAAGCCGAGCACCATGTTTCCAAAAACACGGCCACCGACCATTTGGAGCGGTTCTATACCACGTTTTCCAAGGTGAAGGACAAGAAGTTCGACGGCATGATCGTCACGGGCGCGCCCGTTGAAATGCTCGACTTCGCCGAGGTGGACTACTGGTCCGAATTGCAGGAAATCATTGACTACAGCGCGGAAAACGCCTTTTCCACCCTGTTTATCTGCTGGGGTGCCCAGGCGGGCCTGTTCCACCGCTACGGCGTGCCCAAGTACGTGCTGCCGGAGAAAAAATTCGGCGTTTTCAAACACACGCTGACGTCCAGGACGAAAAAGATTTTCCGCGGGTTTGACGACACGTTCTATATGCCGCATTCGCGGCACACGGAAGTCCGCCTCGAAGACGTCCTCAAGGTGCCGCAGCTGGAAGTGCTCGCCTGGTCGGAAGAGGCGGGTCCCTCGATCATACGGGCAAAGGAAAGCCGGGCCATATTTGTTTCCGGCCATTTTGAGTATGACGCGGACACGCTGGCAAAAGAGTATTTCCGGGACAAGGACAAGGGCATGGACATCAAGGTCCCGGCGAACTATTTCCCGGACGACGATCCGGCAAACCCGCCGCTTGTGAACTGGCGGGCCCACGCGCACCTGTTTTTCTCCAACTGGCTCAACTACCACGTCTACCAGGAAACGCCGTTCGAACTGACGGCGATACAGAGCAAGGAAGGTCCCCTTCCAGATTAA
- a CDS encoding conserved hypothetical protein (Evidence 4 : Homologs of previously reported genes of unknown function), translating into MSTHIDYEINKELGECYLFMGDFDKAETYYQKAAAAAPDQAEAYLGLATVAVQKSDLDTAAAHYAKAAELKAFDKPLAGLGLIAMEKGRHGEAFGHFKQALELNAGNMVAINGLVQEGYFLDRLEEIIPYLKAAIALDDAEPVRYTLAGCLTALGRDEEARQELETLLGTNPDNQSARELYARVAA; encoded by the coding sequence ATGAGCACCCATATCGATTACGAAATCAACAAAGAACTTGGCGAATGTTATCTGTTTATGGGCGATTTCGACAAAGCCGAAACCTATTACCAAAAAGCCGCCGCCGCCGCGCCCGACCAGGCCGAAGCCTACCTTGGGCTGGCTACCGTGGCCGTGCAGAAGAGCGACCTGGATACGGCTGCCGCCCACTACGCAAAGGCCGCCGAACTCAAGGCCTTTGACAAGCCGCTCGCGGGCCTTGGCCTTATTGCGATGGAAAAAGGCCGCCACGGCGAAGCCTTCGGCCATTTCAAGCAGGCGCTGGAACTGAACGCCGGCAACATGGTCGCCATTAACGGCCTGGTGCAGGAAGGCTACTTCCTGGACCGCCTTGAAGAGATTATCCCGTACCTGAAAGCCGCCATTGCGCTGGACGATGCGGAACCCGTTCGCTACACCCTGGCCGGATGCCTCACCGCTCTCGGGCGTGACGAGGAAGCCAGGCAGGAACTCGAAACCCTGCTCGGCACAAACCCGGACAACCAGAGCGCCCGCGAACTGTACGCCCGCGTTGCGGCATAA
- the flgB gene encoding Flagellar basal body rod protein FlgB, whose amino-acid sequence MKGLIEPHLNLVGKVMNMQLQRQNVVMSNVANVKTPGYKPRVLEFEDDLQSALNLDSKGKISRTHEKHIPGGFDMNTFNASWDEELKPRIVHGEDRVNLDKEMATMAKTSMQYNALTTVIKAGFDGIKQIIAEGGKV is encoded by the coding sequence ATGAAAGGCCTGATTGAACCGCACTTGAATCTTGTGGGCAAAGTCATGAACATGCAGCTCCAGCGTCAGAATGTCGTCATGAGCAACGTCGCCAACGTCAAGACGCCGGGGTACAAGCCGCGCGTTCTGGAATTTGAGGACGATCTGCAATCCGCGCTGAATCTCGACTCCAAGGGCAAAATTTCCCGCACCCATGAAAAGCACATTCCTGGCGGGTTCGATATGAATACGTTCAACGCGAGCTGGGACGAAGAATTAAAACCCCGCATCGTCCACGGGGAAGACAGGGTTAACCTGGATAAGGAAATGGCCACCATGGCCAAGACGAGCATGCAGTACAACGCGTTGACAACCGTGATAAAGGCCGGCTTTGACGGCATAAAGCAGATCATCGCCGAAGGAGGTAAGGTCTGA
- the flgC gene encoding Flagellar basal-body rod protein FlgC codes for MDFMTALDIGASALTAERTHINIISMNLANAKTTRTAEGGPYRRKSVYMAATEVDSPFSRNMQTAFDRDLRGVRVEGIAIDKRPLKMVYEPGHPDANEEGYVAYPDINVVEEMANLMTAQRGYEANVTSVDTIKAMYAKALELGRS; via the coding sequence ATGGACTTCATGACAGCCCTTGATATCGGCGCCTCCGCCCTGACCGCGGAACGCACGCACATCAATATTATCTCCATGAACCTGGCCAACGCGAAAACCACGCGCACGGCGGAAGGCGGCCCGTACCGCAGAAAGTCCGTGTACATGGCCGCCACGGAAGTGGACAGCCCGTTCTCCAGAAATATGCAGACCGCGTTCGACCGCGACCTGCGTGGCGTGCGGGTTGAAGGCATCGCCATCGACAAGCGGCCTCTCAAGATGGTGTACGAACCGGGCCACCCGGACGCCAACGAAGAAGGCTATGTGGCCTATCCCGACATTAACGTCGTGGAGGAAATGGCCAACCTTATGACCGCCCAGCGCGGGTATGAAGCCAACGTTACCAGCGTCGACACCATCAAGGCCATGTATGCCAAGGCCCTGGAACTCGGCCGCAGTTGA